In the Sarcophilus harrisii chromosome 3, mSarHar1.11, whole genome shotgun sequence genome, one interval contains:
- the DMRTC2 gene encoding LOW QUALITY PROTEIN: doublesex- and mab-3-related transcription factor C2 (The sequence of the model RefSeq protein was modified relative to this genomic sequence to represent the inferred CDS: deleted 2 bases in 1 codon), which translates to MKASGESDSAPGDGAVPSASLPGSRAPTCTRCRNHGLAAPLKDHKHLCLFRACECQKCALLLERRRRRVRAAHLALQRLQESQGLPRDGGAHCEKGTPGSHAQLGQSRLDKACLDTGRASYRWRVLGLLGRESHHGAGEQSSPIGISCHSQLKEKGGPQPGGTLRGAPLTVLMSFETESAPRALLLSQPLDTTPLSWPPTPWLPPTLLVSPPLPSYLLCLEPGIAPHPLPGSFLHLTNHGALPSCPGQCQLLMIPVPGEPSGLSGLAEPCSTLILEPCGPADPLLLQPQAPGASGSAMEHQLQREAAEALVGLWDSSQPPESPPSPAGPPSPAGASLHPPGSPSGPAAARKGEEARAAGDSLRLSSPPLVTFHIGHMGSLSLLGCKLLPHPHRRMRTQHIEGLLGPF; encoded by the exons ATGAAGGCAAGCGGGGAGTCCGACTCTGCCCCAGGAGATGGGGCCGTCCCCTCTGCCAGCCTTCCTGGGAGCCGGGCCCCGACCTGCACCCGTTGCCGCAACCATGGTCTCGCTGCCCCCCTCAAGGACCACAAGCACCTGTGCCTCTTCCGGGCCTGTGAGTGCCAGAAATGCGCCCTCCTCCT GGAACGAAGGCGAAGGCGTGTCAGGGCTGCCCACCTGGCTCTGCAGAGACTGCAGGAGTCCCAGGGCCTGCCCAGAGATGGGGGGGCCCACTGTGAAAAGGGGACCCCTG GGTCTCACGCTCAGCTGGGCCAAAGCCGGCTTGATAAAGCTTGCCTGGACACTGGAAGGGCCAGCTACAGGTGGAGAGTCCTGGGGCTGCTGGGTAGGGAGTCTCATCATGGGGCAGGAGAGCAGTCGTCTCCTATAGGCATTTCCTGTCATTCTCAGCTG AAGGAGAAGGGGGGGCCCCAGCCGGGGGGGACCCTCCGAGGAGCTCCCCTGACTGTGCTGATGTCCTTTGAAACG GAGAGCGCCCCACGGGCCTTACTGCTAAGCCAGCCATTGGACACCACGCCGCTGTCCTGGCCCCCCACGCCCTGGCTTCCCCCCACCCTGCTGGTGTCCCCGCCGCTCCCCAGTTACCTGCTGTGCCTGGAGCCCGGCATCGCCCCACACCCGCTGCCCG GCTCCTTTCTCCACCTGACCAACCACGGGGCCCTCCCAAGCTGCCCGGGACAGTGCCAGCTACTGATGATCCCCGTGCCAGGGGAACCCTCCGGGCTCTCTGGCCTGGCCGAGCC ATGCTCCACGCTGATTCTTGAGCCCTGTGGTCCCGCGGACCCCTTGCTCCTGCAGCCCCAG GCCCCAGGGGCCTCCGGCTCGGCCATGGAACACCAGTTACAGCGGGAAGCTGCTGAGGCCTTGGTGGGCCTGTGGGACTCCTCCCAGCCCCCTGAGAGCCCCCCATCTCCTGCTGGTCCCCCCAGCCCTGCCGGGGCATCCCTGCACCCCCCTGGCAGCCCCTCAG GCCCGGCTGCCGCAAGGAAAGGCGAGGAAGCTCGGGCGGCAGGGGACTCTCTCAGGCTCAGCTCGCCCCCCTTGGTGACCTTCCACATCGGCCACATGGGATCCCTCTCCCTGCTGGGCTGCAAGCTTCTCCCACACCCCCACCGCAGGATGCGGACTCAGCACATCGAGGGGCTTCTGGGCCCCTTTTAG